The following is a genomic window from Sulfitobacter pontiacus.
CTGGATCGCGCGTTTGATGTCGGCACCCGCGATCAGCGACCCGCCGGGGTGCACGGTGATCTCGATCTCGCCCGCGGTGCCTTCGGTCACGCAGTTGGCAAATTCAACGCCGTTCTCGGAATGGAAGTTCGACGCCGAATAGGCCATCGGCATGTCCCATTTTTCAGCCGCGAAAGCGGGTAGGGCGGTGGTGACCGTCAGGGCGGCGATCGCGACGCCTGTCATCAATGTGGTGGTCCGTTTCATGTGGTTCTCTCCTTGTTGGTATGTCTTTGGTTTGCGGGGTTAGCCCCTGCTAAACCGTTGTGGTGCATAGGGCTGCAGGTCGGTGTTGACGGGTTGCCCCATAACCAATCCTGCGACGAGGCGGCCTGTTTTGGGCCCGCCTGTCAACCCGATGTGGTGATGCCCGAAGGCGGTAAAGACCCGGCTTGTGCCAACCTGTCCGATCAGGGGCAGGCTGTCGCTGGGGGCAGGTCGGTGCCCCAGCCATTCGATTTCGCGCGTGGCCCGAAGCTGTGGAAAGGCCGCCTTGGCCTGTCGCCGCAGCAGCGCCAGCGGTGCCTTGGACGGGGCGGCGTCAAGCCCGCCGAATTCCAGAATACCCGCGCAGCGTAGGCCCTGCGCCATGGGGGTGGCAACGAATTTCCCGCTGGCGATCATCACGGGGCGCGCGGGCCCGCCCGTCGCGCCCTCGAATATCACATGATAGCCGCGTTCGCTTTCCAGCGGGACGTTCAGCCCCAGCTTGGCCATCAGCGGTTTCGACCAGACGCCGGTGGCCAGCACGATATCGTCACAGGCCACGCGGCCTTGGGTCGTCTCGACCCCGGAAATCGCGCCGCCGGACAGGTCGAAATCCTTGACCTCGGCCTGCAGGATCGTGCCGCCGCCCTGTTCGAACGCCCGCGCCAGCGCGCCGACATAGCCGCCGGGGTCGCGGATAAAGCCGTGGTTCTTCATGGTGGCAGCTAGGTGAATGTCCGGCCCG
Proteins encoded in this region:
- a CDS encoding FAD-binding oxidoreductase, with the protein product MFSSQGSPMTRHVVVVGAGIVGVSSAIWLQRAGAQVTIIDRAAPGAGTSHGNAGVLAACAVAPVTAPGLIAKAPAMLLNPDVPLYLRLPYLPRLLPWLAKYLRVANDRDTRRIAQGLAPIVSDSVDQHKSLTADLGLSDWVRDSDYVFAYRNRAAFDAEAYTWALRAEAGFAPELIEGPQIHEYEPTLGPDIHLAATMKNHGFIRDPGGYVGALARAFEQGGGTILQAEVKDFDLSGGAISGVETTQGRVACDDIVLATGVWSKPLMAKLGLNVPLESERGYHVIFEGATGGPARPVMIASGKFVATPMAQGLRCAGILEFGGLDAAPSKAPLALLRRQAKAAFPQLRATREIEWLGHRPAPSDSLPLIGQVGTSRVFTAFGHHHIGLTGGPKTGRLVAGLVMGQPVNTDLQPYAPQRFSRG